A single region of the Vicia villosa cultivar HV-30 ecotype Madison, WI linkage group LG4, Vvil1.0, whole genome shotgun sequence genome encodes:
- the LOC131599205 gene encoding uncharacterized protein LOC131599205 → MTGETVNPKAYPLADAQLTITIMDLVQQAANYKQLKKGANEATKTLNRGISEFVVMAADAEPLEILLHLPLLAEDKNVPYVFVTSKQALGRACGVTRPVIACSVTTNEGSQLKSQIQQLKDAIEKLLI, encoded by the exons ATG ACAGGAGAAACAGTGAATCCAAAAGCATATCCTCTGGCTGATGCACAGCTTACGATAACAATAATGGATCTTGTTCAACAAGCTGCTAATTACAAACAGCTCAAAAAGGGTGCCAATGAAG ctACAAAGACACTTAACAGAGGCATTTCTGAGTTTGTTGTCATGGCCGCAGATGCTGAACCCCTCGagattcttcttcatcttcctttACTTGCTGAGGATAAG AATGTTCCCTATGTATTTGTCACATCAAAACAAGCACTAGGACGAGCATGTGGTGTTACCCGGCCAGTGATTGCATGTTCTGTGACAACTAATGAGGGAAGTCAATTGAAATCTCAAATACAACAACTAAAG GATGCTATTGAGAAGCTATTGATATGA